A single window of Desulfovibrio psychrotolerans DNA harbors:
- the typA gene encoding translational GTPase TypA yields the protein MKNRIVNDSVRNVAIIAHVDHGKTTLVDAMFRQGGVFRDNQEMNDRVMDSMDLERERGITIAAKNCAASWAGRKINIIDTPGHADFGGEVERSLSMANGAILLVDASEGPLPQTRFVLKKTLEAGLKVIVVVNKIDRKDGRPEEVLSEIYDLFIDLDANDEQLEFPVLYAIGRDGVAMRGLEDERKDLTPLFETIIEKIPAPSYDPEQPFQMLVADLSYSDYLGRLAVGRVFHGTARNNDALACIGAEGKPKSLKVSKLQTYDGSSLRETTEAQPGDIVVISGIEDVVIGDTICTRDNPRALPRINVDEPTVSMRFSINTSPLVGQEGKLVQSSKIRERLHKETLRNVAIRVEDSDDRDCFIVKGRGEFQMAIIIEQMRREGFELTVGRPEVIYREVDGKLHEPIEHVFVDCDEAFLGIVTEKLAIRKGRMTNLTNNGTGRIRMEFSVPSRGLIGYRDEFLTDTKGTGIMNSLFDGYEPYRGDFPTRFTGSLVADRPGVAVAYALFNLEPRGEMFIVPGVPIYEGMIIGEHNRDNDIDVNPAKGKKLTNMRASGKDEAVTLTPVRPMTLERAIHFVREDELVEVTPHSIRLRKAVLSAMERHRLGGKKKKD from the coding sequence TTGAAAAACCGCATAGTTAATGATTCCGTCCGCAACGTTGCCATCATCGCACACGTTGACCACGGCAAGACCACCCTTGTGGATGCCATGTTCCGTCAGGGCGGTGTATTCCGCGACAATCAGGAAATGAACGACCGCGTCATGGACAGCATGGACCTGGAACGCGAGCGAGGCATCACCATTGCCGCGAAGAACTGCGCCGCCTCCTGGGCAGGACGCAAAATCAACATTATCGACACCCCCGGCCACGCCGACTTCGGCGGCGAGGTGGAGCGCTCGCTCTCCATGGCCAATGGTGCCATCCTGCTGGTAGACGCCTCCGAAGGCCCCCTGCCCCAGACCCGCTTCGTGCTCAAAAAGACATTGGAAGCCGGGCTCAAGGTCATCGTCGTGGTGAACAAGATAGACCGTAAAGACGGCCGCCCCGAAGAGGTGCTCAGCGAAATTTACGACCTGTTCATTGATCTGGACGCCAACGACGAGCAACTGGAATTTCCCGTGCTCTACGCCATCGGCCGCGATGGCGTGGCCATGCGCGGCCTTGAGGACGAACGCAAGGACCTTACCCCCCTGTTCGAAACCATTATAGAAAAAATTCCCGCTCCTTCCTATGACCCGGAACAGCCCTTCCAGATGCTGGTGGCAGACCTTTCCTACTCCGACTATCTGGGCCGCCTCGCTGTGGGCCGTGTATTCCACGGCACCGCGCGCAACAACGACGCCCTTGCCTGCATCGGCGCGGAAGGCAAGCCCAAATCGCTTAAGGTGAGCAAACTGCAAACCTACGACGGCAGCAGCCTGCGCGAGACCACCGAAGCCCAGCCCGGCGACATCGTGGTCATTTCCGGCATTGAGGACGTGGTCATTGGCGATACCATCTGCACCCGGGACAATCCCCGCGCCCTGCCCCGCATAAACGTGGACGAACCTACGGTTTCCATGCGCTTTTCCATAAACACCTCCCCGCTTGTAGGGCAGGAAGGCAAGCTCGTACAGTCCAGCAAAATTCGTGAGCGCCTGCACAAGGAAACCCTGCGTAACGTGGCCATCCGCGTGGAAGACAGCGATGACCGCGACTGCTTCATCGTCAAGGGACGCGGCGAATTCCAGATGGCCATCATCATCGAGCAGATGCGCCGCGAAGGATTTGAACTCACCGTGGGCCGCCCGGAGGTCATCTACCGCGAGGTGGACGGCAAGCTGCACGAACCCATCGAGCATGTGTTCGTAGACTGCGACGAAGCCTTTTTGGGCATCGTCACCGAGAAGCTGGCCATCCGTAAAGGCCGCATGACCAATCTCACCAACAACGGTACCGGCCGCATCCGCATGGAATTTTCCGTGCCCTCGCGCGGCCTTATCGGCTACAGGGACGAATTCCTCACCGATACCAAGGGTACCGGCATCATGAACTCGCTGTTCGACGGGTACGAACCCTACCGGGGCGACTTCCCCACCCGGTTCACCGGTTCACTGGTGGCGGACCGTCCCGGCGTTGCCGTGGCGTACGCCCTGTTCAACCTTGAACCGCGCGGCGAGATGTTCATCGTTCCCGGCGTTCCCATCTATGAGGGAATGATCATCGGCGAACACAACCGCGACAACGATATCGACGTGAACCCCGCCAAGGGCAAAAAGCTTACCAACATGCGCGCATCCGGCAAGGACGAAGCGGTAACGCTTACTCCCGTGCGCCCCATGACGCTGGAACGCGCCATCCACTTCGTGCGCGAGGATGAACTGGTGGAAGTAACCCCCCATTCCATCCGCCTGCGCAAGGCAGTACTCTCCGCCATGGAACGGCACCGTCTGGGCGGCAAGAAGAAAAAGGACTAG
- a CDS encoding DUF342 domain-containing protein, which translates to MSARNADIEIIVSDDGLAAIVSGFTIAGDGGAPFTMQTLSNALARAGIKAPPDKEAAKHLLSAFSAGETPDEKAVLGTVIARGVPPKRAEDASIKPLGDLSRPVLPGDAFCEIVQAKPATDGISVSGTSIRPAGPPMGKSLAFPESPNCFIDTTSLQIRSETYGLVVFEDSTLHVRPLLQVAKGDMQVFATVYPKTFRDRNITAEHMESALKEMGITAPPDHQALSQALEAARTANAEVTQVSVARGLEPINGKNGWFELYVKDERSGVGQEDEEGNIDFRARGVIRSVPVGAAVGKLHAPTRGIPGKDVYGRVIPAHDGAVFPISLGENVSATETGSEFIADITGMVFFIRNTLSVTEVFTTASDVNMTTGNLLLEKGSVHVRGSVLSGFRIDCPRNVLVDEVVESAVINAGGDVQVRGGIIMDREGRITAQGGVSAMFAKGATVEAQGDVNIAHEMINCVIFAGQNVVATKGRGKIVGSTVRCGGSVIANEIGSELGVPTTIFLGLEAETTDYSQRRRELKALLQKIYGSLGTGDPRTILVNTPPGKREAVAQVLKLRLSAEKELREIDACILCERAEQRKAMQSKLKAQRVIYPGTVVHAYGAIFRVTAPLERSQLVYDPDEQKIVVMSL; encoded by the coding sequence ATGAGCGCACGAAACGCCGATATTGAAATCATCGTTTCCGACGACGGACTTGCGGCCATTGTCTCAGGCTTCACCATAGCCGGGGACGGGGGCGCGCCCTTTACGATGCAGACCCTCAGCAACGCCCTTGCCCGTGCGGGCATTAAGGCCCCGCCCGACAAAGAGGCGGCAAAACACCTGCTCAGTGCCTTTTCCGCTGGCGAAACGCCGGATGAAAAGGCGGTGCTGGGCACCGTCATTGCGCGCGGCGTTCCGCCCAAGCGGGCGGAAGACGCTTCCATCAAGCCTCTGGGTGACCTTTCCCGCCCCGTGTTGCCCGGCGATGCCTTCTGCGAGATAGTGCAGGCAAAACCTGCAACGGATGGCATTTCCGTCTCCGGCACCTCCATCCGGCCCGCCGGTCCGCCCATGGGCAAAAGCCTTGCCTTCCCGGAGTCGCCCAACTGCTTCATAGACACCACCTCCCTGCAGATTCGTTCAGAGACATACGGCCTTGTTGTCTTTGAAGACAGCACCCTCCATGTGCGCCCGCTCCTACAGGTCGCCAAAGGCGACATGCAGGTGTTTGCCACGGTTTATCCCAAAACCTTCCGGGACAGAAATATCACCGCAGAGCACATGGAATCCGCCCTTAAGGAAATGGGCATAACCGCGCCACCGGACCATCAGGCCCTCTCCCAGGCACTGGAGGCTGCGCGCACCGCCAACGCAGAAGTAACACAGGTATCCGTTGCCCGGGGTCTGGAGCCCATCAACGGAAAGAACGGCTGGTTTGAACTCTACGTGAAAGACGAACGCTCCGGTGTGGGACAAGAAGATGAAGAGGGCAACATAGACTTCCGGGCACGCGGCGTCATCCGCTCCGTACCTGTGGGTGCCGCCGTAGGCAAACTGCATGCCCCCACGCGCGGCATTCCCGGTAAGGATGTCTACGGCAGGGTAATCCCTGCCCACGATGGCGCAGTGTTCCCCATCTCGCTCGGCGAAAACGTTTCCGCCACGGAAACAGGCTCTGAGTTCATCGCCGACATAACGGGCATGGTCTTCTTCATCCGCAACACGCTTTCCGTCACGGAGGTGTTCACCACCGCCAGCGATGTGAACATGACCACAGGCAACCTGCTGCTGGAAAAAGGCTCCGTCCATGTACGCGGCTCCGTGCTTTCCGGCTTCCGCATAGACTGCCCCCGCAACGTGCTGGTGGATGAGGTGGTGGAAAGCGCCGTCATCAATGCGGGCGGCGATGTGCAGGTACGCGGCGGCATCATCATGGACAGAGAGGGCAGAATCACGGCGCAGGGCGGCGTTTCCGCCATGTTCGCCAAGGGCGCAACCGTAGAGGCACAGGGCGACGTGAACATTGCCCACGAAATGATCAACTGCGTCATCTTTGCGGGCCAGAATGTCGTCGCCACCAAGGGGCGGGGAAAAATAGTAGGGTCCACCGTGCGCTGCGGCGGCTCCGTCATCGCCAACGAGATAGGATCCGAACTGGGAGTGCCCACCACCATCTTCCTCGGCTTGGAAGCGGAAACCACCGACTACAGCCAGCGCAGGCGCGAACTGAAGGCGCTGCTCCAGAAGATATACGGCTCTCTGGGAACGGGCGATCCCCGCACTATTCTCGTTAACACCCCGCCGGGCAAGCGCGAAGCCGTGGCACAGGTGCTCAAGCTACGGCTCAGTGCGGAAAAAGAACTGCGGGAAATTGACGCATGCATCCTGTGCGAACGCGCGGAGCAGCGCAAGGCCATGCAATCCAAACTGAAAGCCCAGCGCGTCATCTATCCCGGCACCGTTGTACACGCATACGGAGCCATCTTCCGGGTCACCGCACCGCTGGAACGCAGCCAACTCGTTTACGACCCGGACGAACAGAAAATCGTGGTCATGTCGCTCTGA
- a CDS encoding DUF6899 family protein: MPYIPQERRKVFNEALARCAAEIQNEGELNYCIYAMCTMLIGRTGKSYAKLSMCSGAMEHAKLEWYRRQLAPYEDEKIAEHGDI; encoded by the coding sequence ATGCCGTATATTCCGCAGGAGCGCAGGAAGGTTTTTAATGAAGCCCTGGCCCGGTGCGCTGCCGAGATTCAAAATGAGGGAGAGCTTAATTACTGCATATACGCTATGTGTACCATGCTTATCGGGCGCACAGGAAAGAGCTACGCCAAGCTCTCCATGTGCTCCGGTGCCATGGAGCATGCAAAGCTGGAATGGTACCGCAGGCAACTGGCCCCGTATGAGGATGAGAAAATTGCAGAACACGGTGACATATAA
- a CDS encoding purine-nucleoside phosphorylase yields the protein MQKPKKVQNAVQAIRERLSGLPEPKVGIILGTGLGGLADAMQVHAAVPYADIPEFPRSTVQSHAGRFLFGTLGGVPVVMQQGRNHLYEGYGPDDVCMGVRCMAQLGMQTLIVTNAAGCLNPQWDAGDLMVITDHINFTGRTPLSGENHEVWGPRFPDMSRAYDPQLVRTALEQADALGIRLERGVYVGVCGPQMETPAETRMFKRLGADAVGMSTVMEVIAARHMGIRVLGFSCLTNKNLPDCMEDAPIETVIAMANRSGGNLARLIESVTARLG from the coding sequence ATGCAAAAGCCAAAAAAAGTCCAGAATGCGGTGCAGGCCATTCGGGAAAGGCTGTCCGGCCTGCCTGAGCCCAAGGTGGGCATCATCCTCGGCACGGGCCTGGGCGGGCTGGCAGACGCCATGCAGGTGCACGCCGCAGTGCCCTACGCTGATATCCCGGAATTTCCCCGCTCAACCGTGCAGTCACATGCCGGACGTTTTCTGTTCGGCACGCTGGGCGGAGTGCCCGTGGTCATGCAGCAGGGACGCAACCACCTGTATGAAGGATACGGCCCGGATGATGTGTGCATGGGCGTGCGCTGCATGGCACAGCTGGGCATGCAGACGCTTATCGTGACCAACGCCGCAGGCTGCCTGAACCCCCAGTGGGACGCAGGCGACCTAATGGTCATAACCGACCACATCAACTTTACGGGGCGCACGCCCTTAAGCGGCGAAAACCACGAGGTGTGGGGACCGCGCTTCCCGGACATGAGCCGCGCCTACGACCCGCAACTGGTACGAACAGCCCTGGAGCAGGCAGATGCGCTGGGCATACGGCTGGAACGCGGTGTTTATGTGGGCGTCTGCGGCCCGCAGATGGAAACCCCCGCAGAAACCCGCATGTTCAAACGACTGGGAGCGGACGCCGTGGGTATGTCCACGGTCATGGAAGTCATCGCCGCGCGGCACATGGGCATCCGGGTGCTCGGCTTTTCCTGCCTGACCAACAAAAACCTGCCGGACTGCATGGAAGACGCCCCCATAGAAACGGTCATTGCCATGGCTAACCGCTCCGGTGGCAACCTTGCCCGGCTCATAGAGTCCGTCACCGCACGGCTGGGATAA
- a CDS encoding motility protein A → MDIATLLGIIVGFALVIGAIFMGGSIADFINIPGVMIVFGGTAAAISVTFPLEEVAHAFAGGIQVFAARRVKPQEVVNTMVRIAEISRREGLMALENIQTENALLKKACQLIADNADPALIRDTVMIEIATMKRRHNVSIAVFNRLGAFAPAFGMIGTLIGLVQMLARLDDPSTIGPAMAVALLTTFYGAILANLLFLPIAGKLKARTLQEEVHLNIIFEGAKSILENNNPRLVYEKLSSFMPPQERKSAR, encoded by the coding sequence ATGGATATTGCAACACTTTTGGGCATTATCGTCGGTTTTGCTCTCGTCATCGGCGCTATTTTTATGGGCGGTTCGATAGCGGACTTCATAAACATTCCGGGCGTAATGATTGTTTTCGGGGGCACTGCGGCGGCTATAAGCGTAACCTTTCCGCTGGAAGAGGTGGCGCATGCGTTTGCCGGAGGCATACAGGTGTTCGCCGCCCGCCGCGTAAAGCCGCAGGAAGTTGTGAACACCATGGTGCGCATTGCGGAAATAAGCCGCCGCGAAGGCCTCATGGCCCTTGAAAACATTCAGACTGAAAACGCCCTGCTTAAAAAAGCCTGCCAGTTGATCGCCGACAACGCGGACCCCGCCCTTATCCGCGATACGGTGATGATCGAGATTGCCACCATGAAACGGCGGCACAACGTGTCCATTGCCGTGTTCAACCGGTTGGGTGCCTTTGCGCCCGCGTTCGGGATGATAGGTACTCTGATCGGGCTAGTGCAGATGCTGGCACGGCTGGATGACCCGAGTACCATTGGCCCTGCCATGGCTGTGGCACTGCTGACCACCTTCTACGGAGCCATTCTGGCGAACCTGCTCTTTCTGCCCATTGCGGGCAAGCTCAAGGCGCGAACGTTACAGGAGGAAGTGCACCTGAACATCATCTTTGAAGGTGCCAAATCCATTCTGGAGAACAACAACCCGCGGCTGGTGTATGAAAAGCTGAGCTCGTTCATGCCGCCCCAGGAGCGCAAGAGTGCGAGATGA
- a CDS encoding OmpA/MotB family protein, translated as MGQDLEGEEQTSEWLMTFADLVTLLLVFFILLFSMSVIDQKRFTDSFLTVRQVFGGKDKDLLTTTVRHDDASIMDSVRLQKQLIESQRKVFSDVRTFMNQKGVEGIVGAVFDEGIITLRVPSGVMFGKGEVELTPQGEALLMSLRDFFLKNKTQTINIKGYTDDTMPTTGSRFKDNWEISALRAVNTLRFFLRSGIEANRLTATGLGDLDPLLPNTSEENRAKNRRVEFVLERKVGN; from the coding sequence ATGGGTCAGGACTTGGAAGGCGAGGAGCAGACATCCGAATGGCTTATGACCTTTGCCGATCTGGTTACGCTGCTCCTGGTGTTCTTCATCCTGCTTTTCTCCATGTCCGTCATTGACCAGAAGCGGTTCACGGATTCTTTCCTCACCGTGCGGCAGGTGTTCGGCGGCAAGGACAAGGATCTTCTGACCACGACGGTCCGGCATGACGATGCCTCCATAATGGACAGCGTGCGGTTGCAGAAGCAGCTCATCGAATCGCAGCGCAAGGTTTTTTCTGATGTGCGCACCTTCATGAACCAGAAGGGAGTGGAGGGCATCGTGGGTGCCGTGTTCGATGAGGGCATTATCACCCTGCGCGTGCCTTCGGGCGTGATGTTCGGCAAGGGCGAGGTGGAACTTACCCCGCAGGGGGAGGCCCTGCTCATGAGTCTGCGAGATTTTTTTCTCAAAAATAAGACCCAGACTATCAATATTAAGGGTTACACTGACGACACAATGCCGACTACGGGCAGCAGATTTAAAGACAATTGGGAGATTTCTGCCCTGCGCGCAGTGAATACGCTGCGTTTTTTCCTGCGCTCGGGAATTGAAGCAAACAGGTTGACAGCCACCGGACTTGGTGATTTAGACCCCCTGTTACCCAACACGAGTGAAGAGAACAGAGCCAAGAACCGAAGGGTGGAATTTGTTCTGGAACGCAAGGTGGGGAATTAG
- a CDS encoding PilZ domain-containing protein, translating into MNSFEFSIGGEESARRAFRAQVPGLEVWVAEHDAAYSVKDVSATGLAVQTQGKPFKEGQSVHLDMMISKRLFISQLPCKVVRVLASGVVAFDFLELDRRQEARLDKLVLEVQKRSIAKKRTGLEED; encoded by the coding sequence GTGAACAGTTTCGAGTTTTCCATAGGAGGCGAGGAATCTGCTCGCCGGGCCTTCCGGGCACAGGTTCCCGGGCTGGAAGTTTGGGTTGCGGAACACGATGCCGCATATTCCGTCAAGGATGTAAGCGCCACGGGACTGGCGGTGCAGACGCAGGGCAAGCCTTTCAAGGAAGGGCAGAGCGTGCATCTGGACATGATGATCAGCAAGCGCCTGTTTATATCTCAACTGCCTTGCAAGGTGGTGCGCGTGCTGGCCAGCGGCGTGGTGGCCTTCGACTTTCTGGAGCTGGACCGCAGGCAGGAGGCACGGCTGGACAAGCTGGTGCTGGAAGTGCAGAAGCGGAGCATAGCCAAGAAGCGTACTGGATTGGAAGAAGACTGA
- a CDS encoding ATP-binding protein: MHTKDHKVLVANRGEIAIRIVQACLKLGLDFVCVHTAEDAASGHVRIAREKGGEKSLYRVSSYQDANELLAVADDSGATAIHPGYGFFAEDYRFARRVAQRERKLIFIGPSWRVIRELGDKINTKRLARSLGVPTVPGSDRPIYDEMEAEKVARQLFEFQEELGVERPLVLVKASAGGGGMGIEEVHDPDLFKSVYRRIRNYALRQFSDEGVLIEQRVMDFNHLEVQVVSDRSGKNPVHFGTRNCSIQSTGLQKRLEIAPGFDPSSITYTFDAQKVLDDITEYSLAMARKVGYDNVGTWEWIVTRDGRPFLMEVNTRIQVENGVSAMIARVHGEKGVDLIKEQIRVGLGEPLGYAQSDITFEGVGIEYRLIAENPDNKFTPWVGRIEAFGWEQEDWFQMHTHVPTDMPYDIPTEFDPNLALAIIWGKDIVQVKERGVAFLDRLTLQGRNKAGEALKSNVNFLRDKTSVILKF, translated from the coding sequence GTGCATACAAAAGACCATAAGGTGCTGGTGGCGAACAGAGGGGAAATCGCCATCCGTATCGTTCAGGCGTGCCTGAAGCTGGGACTGGACTTCGTGTGCGTGCATACGGCGGAGGACGCCGCATCGGGCCATGTTCGCATTGCCCGCGAAAAAGGCGGCGAAAAAAGCCTGTACCGCGTGTCCTCTTATCAGGACGCCAACGAGCTGCTCGCCGTGGCGGACGATTCCGGCGCAACGGCCATTCATCCCGGCTACGGGTTTTTTGCGGAAGACTACCGATTCGCGCGGCGCGTGGCGCAGCGCGAAAGGAAACTCATATTCATAGGCCCCTCGTGGCGCGTCATCCGCGAACTGGGCGACAAGATAAACACCAAGCGGCTTGCCAGAAGCCTTGGGGTGCCCACGGTGCCCGGTTCGGACAGGCCCATCTATGACGAAATGGAAGCGGAAAAAGTGGCCCGTCAGCTCTTCGAGTTTCAGGAAGAGCTGGGGGTGGAACGTCCGCTGGTGCTGGTAAAGGCCTCTGCGGGCGGCGGCGGCATGGGCATTGAAGAGGTGCATGATCCGGATCTCTTTAAATCCGTGTACCGGCGTATCCGCAACTACGCGTTACGCCAGTTCAGCGACGAAGGCGTTCTCATTGAGCAGCGCGTGATGGATTTCAACCATCTGGAAGTGCAGGTCGTCTCAGACCGTTCCGGGAAAAATCCCGTGCATTTCGGCACCCGAAACTGCTCCATACAGTCCACGGGACTCCAGAAACGTCTGGAAATTGCTCCCGGATTCGATCCCTCCTCCATTACCTATACGTTCGACGCACAAAAGGTGCTGGACGACATAACCGAGTACTCGCTCGCCATGGCGCGCAAGGTGGGCTACGACAACGTGGGCACGTGGGAATGGATTGTCACCCGCGACGGACGCCCCTTCCTCATGGAAGTGAACACGCGCATTCAGGTGGAGAACGGTGTTTCTGCCATGATAGCCCGTGTGCACGGGGAAAAGGGTGTGGACCTGATCAAGGAGCAGATCCGCGTGGGGCTTGGGGAACCGCTGGGGTACGCACAGTCCGACATCACCTTTGAGGGTGTGGGCATAGAGTACCGGCTCATTGCGGAAAACCCGGATAACAAGTTCACCCCGTGGGTGGGGCGCATAGAAGCGTTCGGCTGGGAGCAGGAAGACTGGTTCCAGATGCACACGCATGTGCCTACGGATATGCCTTACGACATTCCCACCGAGTTCGACCCCAACCTCGCGCTTGCTATCATTTGGGGCAAGGATATTGTTCAGGTGAAGGAGCGCGGCGTGGCGTTTCTGGACAGGCTTACCCTGCAGGGGCGCAACAAGGCTGGCGAGGCGTTGAAGTCCAACGTGAATTTCCTGCGTGACAAGACATCCGTCATCCTGAAATTCTAG
- a CDS encoding acetyl-CoA carboxylase carboxyl transferase subunit alpha/beta yields the protein MDIDKKIQHLTERLSYIKDIFGTKQAENVRLLETRLEEFVQRENALPAKEKLAAVTTIEDLFGFVERKLETELTPMDKVRIVRHSQRICLRDILENVYDNYTEIGGKDENSIDPSMLIARAYITRRSGKKTYHQPVMVIGQEKGHGEEFRNGGSVKPWGNAKALQYMKVAETEDIPVHTYVFTPGSFPVEDAPGAAQQIAKNLYEMAGLRVPIISVFSEGGSGGAEAIGLADIRLMLSHGYYSVISPEGAAAIEGRLRSGDRAGGELIEKCAMQLKMTSDDNVRMGYIDHAIDEPPMGARPYHYDFFRRLRQEVIRATDEVVLSVKGFTPFRAMALRRRRGKTIEDLDIENIYVRWSLSPAARATLLQKRHKKFLRLSRQAFLDRRPYFRRFSAWWYDKGWDIYSYFKYDLWRKHQKQLIYAVEEVDAEARVLVEKVLRPWRKLTNALPTAQGKDDSKERELTMLSQWDKEDEARNGEWSYVSGRAKEDRAITCPNAATHGCLDLWAPDLFGEFAGVCNYCGHHFPMEYQWYLHNIFDPGSIFEFNSEVESANPLGFEGLDVKLEEAKKKTGLKSACTTFEARIDNVKVVVAMLVAPFRGGTVGAAEGEKFIQAAERAKKKRFPFLAYVHGTAGIRIQEGVNGVIQMPRCTIAVRRYIDAGGLYLVLYDTNSYAGPLASFLGCSPYQFAIRSANIGFAGPGVIKETTGMDIPPDYHRAYRALSRGHIQGIWDRRDARHNLRQALLTMGGRNLYYR from the coding sequence ATGGATATTGACAAGAAGATACAGCATCTCACCGAACGTCTTTCGTACATCAAGGACATTTTCGGTACCAAGCAGGCGGAAAATGTCCGGCTGCTGGAAACCCGCCTTGAGGAGTTTGTCCAGAGGGAGAACGCGCTTCCTGCCAAGGAAAAGCTGGCTGCCGTAACGACCATAGAGGACCTTTTCGGCTTTGTGGAAAGAAAGCTGGAAACGGAACTCACCCCCATGGACAAGGTGCGCATAGTGCGCCACTCCCAGCGCATATGCCTGCGCGATATTCTTGAAAACGTGTATGACAACTACACGGAAATAGGCGGCAAGGACGAAAACAGCATTGACCCGAGCATGCTCATCGCCCGCGCCTACATAACCCGCCGCAGCGGAAAAAAGACCTACCACCAGCCGGTCATGGTCATAGGGCAGGAGAAGGGGCACGGAGAGGAGTTCCGCAACGGCGGCTCCGTGAAACCGTGGGGCAATGCCAAGGCGCTGCAATACATGAAGGTTGCGGAGACGGAAGACATTCCCGTGCATACCTATGTGTTCACGCCCGGCTCCTTTCCCGTGGAAGACGCTCCCGGCGCGGCACAGCAGATAGCCAAGAACCTGTATGAAATGGCTGGGCTGCGTGTTCCCATTATCTCCGTTTTTTCCGAAGGCGGGTCGGGCGGGGCGGAAGCCATAGGGCTTGCGGACATCCGTCTCATGCTCTCGCATGGCTATTACTCCGTGATTTCGCCGGAAGGTGCTGCAGCCATCGAAGGGCGTTTGCGTTCGGGAGACCGGGCGGGCGGCGAACTCATCGAAAAGTGCGCCATGCAGTTGAAGATGACCTCCGACGACAACGTGCGCATGGGCTACATTGACCATGCCATTGATGAGCCGCCGATGGGAGCGCGTCCTTACCATTACGATTTCTTCCGCCGCCTGCGGCAGGAAGTTATCCGCGCCACGGACGAAGTGGTGCTGAGCGTAAAGGGGTTCACCCCGTTCCGCGCCATGGCTCTGCGCCGCCGCAGGGGCAAGACCATTGAAGATTTGGATATAGAAAACATTTACGTGCGCTGGAGCCTCAGCCCCGCCGCACGGGCAACCCTGCTTCAGAAGCGGCATAAGAAGTTCCTGCGGCTGTCGCGTCAGGCGTTTCTGGACCGCAGGCCCTATTTTCGCCGTTTTTCCGCATGGTGGTACGACAAGGGGTGGGATATCTATTCCTACTTCAAGTACGACCTGTGGCGTAAACACCAGAAACAGCTCATTTACGCCGTGGAAGAAGTGGACGCGGAAGCCCGCGTTCTTGTGGAAAAGGTGCTGCGTCCCTGGCGCAAGCTGACCAACGCGTTGCCTACCGCACAGGGCAAGGACGATTCCAAGGAACGCGAGCTGACCATGCTCTCGCAGTGGGATAAGGAAGACGAAGCCCGCAACGGCGAGTGGAGCTATGTTTCCGGGCGCGCCAAGGAAGACAGGGCCATAACCTGCCCCAATGCCGCCACGCACGGCTGTCTTGACCTGTGGGCACCGGACCTGTTCGGTGAGTTTGCAGGGGTGTGCAACTACTGCGGACACCATTTCCCCATGGAATACCAGTGGTATCTGCATAACATCTTTGATCCCGGTTCCATATTCGAATTCAACAGCGAGGTGGAATCCGCAAACCCGCTGGGCTTTGAAGGGCTGGACGTGAAGTTGGAAGAGGCCAAGAAGAAAACCGGTCTCAAGTCCGCCTGCACCACCTTTGAGGCGCGTATAGACAATGTGAAGGTCGTTGTCGCCATGCTGGTGGCGCCCTTCCGGGGCGGCACAGTTGGGGCGGCAGAAGGCGAAAAGTTCATTCAGGCGGCGGAGCGGGCCAAGAAAAAGCGGTTTCCCTTCCTCGCCTATGTGCATGGCACTGCGGGCATACGCATTCAGGAAGGCGTGAACGGCGTTATTCAGATGCCGCGCTGCACCATTGCCGTGCGTCGCTACATAGACGCGGGGGGCCTGTACCTCGTGCTGTACGACACCAACTCCTACGCCGGTCCTTTGGCCAGCTTCCTCGGCTGCTCGCCGTACCAGTTTGCCATCCGGTCCGCCAACATCGGCTTTGCCGGTCCCGGCGTCATTAAGGAAACCACCGGCATGGACATCCCTCCGGACTACCACCGGGCCTACCGCGCGCTTTCCCGTGGGCACATTCAGGGCATATGGGACCGGCGCGATGCGCGGCATAACCTGCGTCAGGCGCTGCTCACCATGGGTGGGCGCAACCTCTACTACAGGTAA